Proteins encoded within one genomic window of Camelina sativa cultivar DH55 chromosome 19, Cs, whole genome shotgun sequence:
- the LOC104768092 gene encoding uncharacterized protein At4g04775-like has translation MFLELRVVHQMSDKEDSSLGCLWCGEQIVAKNSKSEPNPSRRYFRCREAAAKKLVNDNHTFKWVDEALLDEVATLGVQIERVKEEMKELTIETLQDQKMKFEKMQMEFEKELFERVEEVLLEAKAELQCRMKKIIIDVFSVL, from the exons ATGTTTCTGGAGCTTCGAGTGGTTCATCAAATGTCCGACAAAGAGGATTCATCGTTGGGGTGCCTTTGGTGTGGGGAACAAATCGTGGCAAAGAATTCCAAATCCGAGCCTAATCCTTCTCGGCGATACTTTCGATGTCGAGAAGCAGCAGCAAAGAAG CTTGTGAACGATAACCACACCTTTAAGTGGGTCGATGAGGCATTGTTGGACGAGGTAGCAACATTGGGTGTTCAAAttgagagagtaaaagaagagatgaaagagctTACAATAGAGACATTGCAAGACCAGAAGATGAAATttgagaagatgcaaatggagtTCGAGAAAGAGCTATTTGAGAGGGTTGAAGAAGTTTTGTTGGAAGCAAAAGCTGAATTGCAATGTAGGATGAAGAAGATTATAATTGATGTGTTTTCGGTTTTATGA